The Micropterus dolomieu isolate WLL.071019.BEF.003 ecotype Adirondacks linkage group LG20, ASM2129224v1, whole genome shotgun sequence genome has a segment encoding these proteins:
- the trir gene encoding telomerase RNA component interacting RNase isoform X1, which produces MDSKRSHGKPQTSGGGGGSSGDSSCGSPASPSSSPALASSKTPVPGGNAFANDGSFMEMFKKKMEEEKRKKETQQTVGEARDTEQGQTSVEKKPPPVTSFVRGLAVVGKRRGGVFLKTGMVAKKQKHDTEAEPGKRDAWSKYMAEVKKYKAHECGDDDKTRPLVK; this is translated from the exons ATGGATTCAAAGCGCTCACACGGCAAACCCCAAACAAGCGGCGGAGGCGGCGGCAGCAGCGGCGACTCCAGCTGCGGCAGCCCCGCGTCCCCCTCCAGCAGCCCCGCGCTAGCATCGAGCAAAACCCCGGTGCCCGGGGGAAACGCGTTCGCTAACGACGGCAGCTTCATGGAGATGTTCAAGaagaagatggaggaggagaagaggaaaaaggagacGCAGCAAACAGTTGGAGAAGCGAGAGACACCGAGCAAGGACAGACTTCAGTGGAAAAGAAGCCCCCTCCCGTGACGAGCTTTGTAAGGGGTTTGGCAGTT GTGGGGAAGCGCAGAGGCGGAGTGTTCCTAAAGACCGGCATGGTTGCAAAGAAGCAGAAACACGACACAGAG GCTGAACCAGGCAAGAGAGATGCTTGGTCAAAGTACATGGCTGAGGTCAAAAAGTACAAAGCCCATGAGTGTGGTGACGACGATAAGACCAGACCTCTGGTCAAGTAG
- the trir gene encoding telomerase RNA component interacting RNase isoform X2, with protein sequence MDSKRSHGKPQTSGGGGGSSGDSSCGSPASPSSSPALASSKTPVPGGNAFANDGSFMEMFKKKMEEEKRKKETQQTVGEARDTEQGQTSVEKKPPPVTSFVGKRRGGVFLKTGMVAKKQKHDTEAEPGKRDAWSKYMAEVKKYKAHECGDDDKTRPLVK encoded by the exons ATGGATTCAAAGCGCTCACACGGCAAACCCCAAACAAGCGGCGGAGGCGGCGGCAGCAGCGGCGACTCCAGCTGCGGCAGCCCCGCGTCCCCCTCCAGCAGCCCCGCGCTAGCATCGAGCAAAACCCCGGTGCCCGGGGGAAACGCGTTCGCTAACGACGGCAGCTTCATGGAGATGTTCAAGaagaagatggaggaggagaagaggaaaaaggagacGCAGCAAACAGTTGGAGAAGCGAGAGACACCGAGCAAGGACAGACTTCAGTGGAAAAGAAGCCCCCTCCCGTGACGAGCTTT GTGGGGAAGCGCAGAGGCGGAGTGTTCCTAAAGACCGGCATGGTTGCAAAGAAGCAGAAACACGACACAGAG GCTGAACCAGGCAAGAGAGATGCTTGGTCAAAGTACATGGCTGAGGTCAAAAAGTACAAAGCCCATGAGTGTGGTGACGACGATAAGACCAGACCTCTGGTCAAGTAG
- the ubn2b gene encoding ubinuclein-2b isoform X1: MAEPRKVPFVTISSFNASPPTPESSKKRRREDEAVDITFGKDGGGSVAAAGSEGGGGGPFGNVTPKGGEGETDEAKPTVRLNLPLTEPNERASAEFNYGELVNSTLSQVKPAGSTVPKGLAPPLDPNDPFADDERERREVEQLAKKFESKYGGVPKKKKKDRMQDLIDIGYGYDETDPFIDNSEAYDELVPASLTTKHGGFYINTGTLQFRAASDSEGENAGTEDNHFKKMKDGEERVIKKRRKKQDGGILEDKKPRKNKVPKSGVSSLNIHRPEKKKRKKLMKDSIHLANMLRRFTREKEEMRKKNMAAAGLPRPATKVPNTNSALLNTHSKAAGSNDCNMSDLAADPAVMSLLGSANNDILQDMMGDLDFGMLDSPQPSSPVQGENGSFGMGHKAGASRLSQGNVMTPPPLPSGLPGPLAKRIEDLRAASRLFDEEGRKKFFTLDMNNILLDIELQVQEQPAEVRSAVYSHLEAFVPCNKEALLKRLKKLSLNIQDDRLRTPLLKLKLAVCSVMPEQIARYNMDCIAKVAKQQSEEGEKNGSEDDDEEKPGKRVMGPRKKFIWDDKLRLLLCNLVRVKLGCYELEGKNTLSLEDYLKAFMETEVKPLWPKGWMQARMLFKESIMAHGHLTGYTAKKKMVSTPKAKPKEAVWVQRSTPSATPSPAAQVAKRPPQSPSEPICLDSLDEDLTAPSLDSISQALAILGNAAKGLAHGDSPPSPDGPKTATNPSSLHSSPLLQQQKKSSVSTPSSNAPHYISTSSSSSTSLSRPPSITSSPLTSVRMDGMGVIKGTVQAHRHSVLTTQRPLSVGVAKANMPTSSSSPKPRPPPTASPLMAPGLKTGVSAPPSGLLKGSNNNKATSSDTLIFTSPQSRPLPSPSHMTIKTFQTPRLPQAQQGKSSLSQTLTGVQPQPRPQSNFITPMHATLTKSTHSSIPPIVKLTPRTPNPTVTTIASPSISQSPRSQATPSIHQYSPKTPAGFRPQFSGAQGGAIKPGQGGYTPPGSQKTPNNNSTTNTSLINTISISKHSGSSASPTTASANPGQRQRPGGGTPQGAKPVASVPSSSVSSQLPQVSTAGSGSLLGSASTLPLGFGMLGGLVPVSLPFQFPSLLNLPPLGTAGSSTAAGSAASSNASFSTLTQNLYKSLQSGSQVALPPHLQLAFSDVSQSQGGDAKRKTL, from the exons ATGGCAGAACCGAGGAAAGTGCCGTTCGTCACCATCTCATCCTTCAACGCCTCGCCGCCGACCCCGGAGTCCAGCAAGAAACGCCGCCGCGAAGATGAGGCCGTCGACATCACTTTTGGGAAAGATGGAGGTGGAAGTGTCGCGGCGGCAGGgtcagaaggaggaggaggaggtccgTTTGGGAATGTTACCCCGAAAGGAGGCGAGGGCGAGACCGACGAGGCGAAACCCACCGTGCGCCTCAACCTCCCGCTGACCGAGCCGAATGAACGAGCGTCCGCGGAGTTCAACTACGGCGAGCTGGTCAACTCAACTCTTTCTCAG GTAAAGCCTGCAGGCTCAACAGTACCTAAAGGACTTGCTCCTCCTTTGGACCCCAATGACCCCTTTGCTGACGATGAGAGGGAGAGACGGGAGGTAGAACAGCTGGCCAAGAAATTTGAGAGCAAATAT GGTGGGGtcccaaagaagaagaaaaaggacagGATGCAGGATCTCATTGACATCGGCTACGGCTATGATGAGACCGACCCTTTCATAGACAATTCAGAGGCT TATGACGAGCTGGTGCCGGCCTCGCTCACCACAAAACACGGAGGCTTCTACATCAACACAGGCACTCTGCAGTTCAGAGCAGCGTCCGACTCTGAGGGAGAAAATGCAGGCACGGAGGATAATCACTTCAAG AAGATGAAAGATGGCGAGGAGCGGGTGATAAAGAAACGTCGGAAAAAGCAAGATGGTGGAATTCTGGAGGACAAGAAACCCAGAAAGAACAAAGTACCAAAGTCCGG AGTTTCATCCCTGAATATTCATCGgccagaaaagaaaaagaggaagaagctgATGAAGGACTCGATCCACCTGGCCAACATGCTGCGGCGCTTCAccagggagaaggaggagatgcGCAAGAAGAACATGGCTGCAGCCGGCCTGCCACGACCCGCCACCAAAGTGCCCAACACCAACAGTGCACTCCTCAACACCCATTCCAAGGCTGCTGGCAGCAACGACTGCAACATGTCTGACCTGGCCGCCGACCCCGCTGTGATGTCGCTGCTGGGCTCGGCCAATAACGACATTCTGCAGGACATGATGGGTGACCTGGACTTCGGGATGCTGGACTCTCCTCAGCCCTCTAGTCCAGTGCAGGGAGAGAATGGCTCCTTTGGGATGGGACATAAAGCAGGTGCTAGCAGACTGTCACAAGGTAACGTGATgacccctcctcctctgcccagTGGACTCCCAGGCCCCCTCGCAAAGCGCATCGAAGACTTGAGAGCG GCGTCCCGGCTGTTTGACGAAGAGGGCAGGAAGAAATTCTTCACATTGGACATGAACAACATCCTACTGGA TATTGAGCTGCAGGTTCAGGAGCAGCCTGCAGAGGTGCGTTCAGCCGTCTACTCTCACCTGGAGGCCTTCGTGCCCTGCAATAAAGAAGCCCTGCTCAAACGCCTTAAGAAGCTCAGCCTCAACATACAG GATGACCGCCTCCGAACGCCCCTGCTGAAGCTGAAACTGGCAGTGTGCAGTGTGATGCCGGAGCAGATTGCTCGATACAACATGGACTGTATCGCTAAAGTGGCAAA GCAGCAGTCTGAGGAGGGAGAAAAGAACGGGTCagaggatgatgatgaggagaAACCAGGGAAGAGGGTGATGGGCCCTCGAAAGAAGTTTATCTGGGATGACAAACTCAG GTTGCTGCTGTGTAACCTGGTGCGGGTGAAACTGGGCTGCTATGAGCTGGAGGGCAAGAACACGCTGTCTCTCGAAGACTACCTTAAAGCCTTCATGGAGACTGAAGTCAAACCTCTCTGGCCTAAAGGCTGGATGCAGGCCAG GATGCTGTTCAAAGAGAGCATCATGGCTCATGGTCACCTCACAGGCTACAC AGCAAAAAAGAAGATGGTCTCTACCCCCAAGGCCAAGCCAAAG GAGGCAGTGTGGGTTCAGCGGTCCACACCTTCAGCCACTCCCTCGCCTGCAGCCCAGGTTGCCAAGCGGCCACCTCAGTCACCGTCTGAGCCCATATGTCTCGATTCCCTGGACGAGGATCTGACCGCTCCCTCCCTGGATTCCATCTCCCAGGCCCTGGCCATCCTCGGCAACGCAGCCAAGGGCCTGGCCCACGGGGACAGCCCCCCGTCCCCAGATGGACCCAAGACTGCCACCAACCCCTCTTCTCTCCACTCCTCGcctctcctccagcagcagaaAAAGAGCTCTGTCAGCACTCCCAGCTCCAATGCACCTCACTACATCTCTACCTCTTCgtcttcctccacctctctgtctcgGCCTCCTTCCATCACATCCTCTCCTCTGACCTCAGTGAGGATGGATGGGATGGGGGTGATTAAGGGCACGGTTCAGGCGCACAGACATTCAGTGTTGACCACTCAGAGACCTTTGAGTGTGGGTGTGGCTAAAGCCAACATGCCCACCTCATCGTCGTCACCTAAACCGCGTCCCCCGCCCACTGCGTCTCCGCTCATGGCCCCAGGATTAAAGACGGGGGTCTCTGCTCCCCCATCTGGCCTCCTCAAAGgcagcaataataataaagccACGAGTAGTGACACTCTCATCTTCACATCGCCTCAGTCTCGGCCCCTCCCATCTCCCTCACACATGACCATCAAAACCTTCCAGACACCTCGCCTGCCCCAGGCCCAACAGGGTAAGTCCTCCCTCTCTCAAACGCTCACGGGAGTTCAGCCCCAGCCCCGGCCTCAGTCTAACTTCATCACCCCTATGCACGCTACTCTCACCAAGTCCACCCACAGCAGCATCCCGCCGATCGTCAAACTCACTCCCCGCACCCCTAACCCTACCGTAACCACTATCGCCTCACCCTCCATCTCTCAAAGCCCCAGGTCTCAGGCAACCCCCTCCATACACCAGTACTCGCCCAAAACCCCAGCAGGGTTCCGCCCGCAGTTCTCAGGTGCCCAAGGAGGCGCAATCAAGCCGGGGCAAGGCGGCTACACTCCCCCAGGCAGCCAGAAGACCcccaacaacaacagcaccacCAACACCAGCCTTATTAACACCATATCCATAAGCAAGCATTCAGGATCCAGTGCCTCCCCCACAACGGCCTCTGCCAACCCAGGCCAGCGTCAGAGGCCCGGGGGCGGGACACCTCAGGGGGCCAAGCCAGTCGCGTCTGTCCCATCGTCATCTGTCTCTTCACAGTTGCCACAG GTCTCCACGGCAGGTAGCGGCAGTCTGCTCGGCTCAGCCTCGACTCTTCCCCTGGGGTTTGGGATGCTGGGGGGCCTGGTGCCCGTATCCCTGCCCTTCCAGTTCCCCTCGCTGCTAAACCTGCCTCCACTGGGTACAGCAGGCTCCAGTACAGCAGCCGGCTCTGCAGCCAGTAGCAATGCATCATTCTCTACCCTGACCCAGA ATCTGTATAAGAGTCTCCAGTCAGGGTCTCAGGTTGCTCTGCCTCCTCACTTGCAGCTCGCTTTCTCAG ATGTCAGTCAGAGCCAGGGGGGAGACGCTAAGAGGAAGACTCTATGA
- the ubn2b gene encoding ubinuclein-2b isoform X2 — protein MAEPRKVPFVTISSFNASPPTPESSKKRRREDEAVDITFGKDGGGSVAAAGSEGGGGGPFGNVTPKGGEGETDEAKPTVRLNLPLTEPNERASAEFNYGELVNSTLSQVKPAGSTVPKGLAPPLDPNDPFADDERERREVEQLAKKFESKYGGVPKKKKKDRMQDLIDIGYGYDETDPFIDNSEAYDELVPASLTTKHGGFYINTGTLQFRAASDSEGENAGTEDNHFKKMKDGEERVIKKRRKKQDGGILEDKKPRKNKVPKSGVSSLNIHRPEKKKRKKLMKDSIHLANMLRRFTREKEEMRKKNMAAAGLPRPATKVPNTNSALLNTHSKAAGSNDCNMSDLAADPAVMSLLGSANNDILQDMMGDLDFGMLDSPQPSSPVQGENGSFGMGHKAGASRLSQGNVMTPPPLPSGLPGPLAKRIEDLRAASRLFDEEGRKKFFTLDMNNILLDIELQVQEQPAEVRSAVYSHLEAFVPCNKEALLKRLKKLSLNIQDDRLRTPLLKLKLAVCSVMPEQIARYNMDCIAKVAKQQSEEGEKNGSEDDDEEKPGKRVMGPRKKFIWDDKLRLLLCNLVRVKLGCYELEGKNTLSLEDYLKAFMETEVKPLWPKGWMQARMLFKESIMAHGHLTGYTAKKKMVSTPKAKPKEAVWVQRSTPSATPSPAAQVAKRPPQSPSEPICLDSLDEDLTAPSLDSISQALAILGNAAKGLAHGDSPPSPDGPKTATNPSSLHSSPLLQQQKKSSVSTPSSNAPHYISTSSSSSTSLSRPPSITSSPLTSVRMDGMGVIKGTVQAHRHSVLTTQRPLSVGVAKANMPTSSSSPKPRPPPTASPLMAPGLKTGVSAPPSGLLKGSNNNKATSSDTLIFTSPQSRPLPSPSHMTIKTFQTPRLPQAQQGKSSLSQTLTGVQPQPRPQSNFITPMHATLTKSTHSSIPPIVKLTPRTPNPTVTTIASPSISQSPRSQATPSIHQYSPKTPAGFRPQFSGAQGGAIKPGQGGYTPPGSQKTPNNNSTTNTSLINTISISKHSGSSASPTTASANPGQRQRPGGGTPQGAKPVASVPSSSVSSQLPQVSTAGSGSLLGSASTLPLGFGMLGGLVPVSLPFQFPSLLNLPPLGTAGSSTAAGSAASSNASFSTLTQNVSQSQGGDAKRKTL, from the exons ATGGCAGAACCGAGGAAAGTGCCGTTCGTCACCATCTCATCCTTCAACGCCTCGCCGCCGACCCCGGAGTCCAGCAAGAAACGCCGCCGCGAAGATGAGGCCGTCGACATCACTTTTGGGAAAGATGGAGGTGGAAGTGTCGCGGCGGCAGGgtcagaaggaggaggaggaggtccgTTTGGGAATGTTACCCCGAAAGGAGGCGAGGGCGAGACCGACGAGGCGAAACCCACCGTGCGCCTCAACCTCCCGCTGACCGAGCCGAATGAACGAGCGTCCGCGGAGTTCAACTACGGCGAGCTGGTCAACTCAACTCTTTCTCAG GTAAAGCCTGCAGGCTCAACAGTACCTAAAGGACTTGCTCCTCCTTTGGACCCCAATGACCCCTTTGCTGACGATGAGAGGGAGAGACGGGAGGTAGAACAGCTGGCCAAGAAATTTGAGAGCAAATAT GGTGGGGtcccaaagaagaagaaaaaggacagGATGCAGGATCTCATTGACATCGGCTACGGCTATGATGAGACCGACCCTTTCATAGACAATTCAGAGGCT TATGACGAGCTGGTGCCGGCCTCGCTCACCACAAAACACGGAGGCTTCTACATCAACACAGGCACTCTGCAGTTCAGAGCAGCGTCCGACTCTGAGGGAGAAAATGCAGGCACGGAGGATAATCACTTCAAG AAGATGAAAGATGGCGAGGAGCGGGTGATAAAGAAACGTCGGAAAAAGCAAGATGGTGGAATTCTGGAGGACAAGAAACCCAGAAAGAACAAAGTACCAAAGTCCGG AGTTTCATCCCTGAATATTCATCGgccagaaaagaaaaagaggaagaagctgATGAAGGACTCGATCCACCTGGCCAACATGCTGCGGCGCTTCAccagggagaaggaggagatgcGCAAGAAGAACATGGCTGCAGCCGGCCTGCCACGACCCGCCACCAAAGTGCCCAACACCAACAGTGCACTCCTCAACACCCATTCCAAGGCTGCTGGCAGCAACGACTGCAACATGTCTGACCTGGCCGCCGACCCCGCTGTGATGTCGCTGCTGGGCTCGGCCAATAACGACATTCTGCAGGACATGATGGGTGACCTGGACTTCGGGATGCTGGACTCTCCTCAGCCCTCTAGTCCAGTGCAGGGAGAGAATGGCTCCTTTGGGATGGGACATAAAGCAGGTGCTAGCAGACTGTCACAAGGTAACGTGATgacccctcctcctctgcccagTGGACTCCCAGGCCCCCTCGCAAAGCGCATCGAAGACTTGAGAGCG GCGTCCCGGCTGTTTGACGAAGAGGGCAGGAAGAAATTCTTCACATTGGACATGAACAACATCCTACTGGA TATTGAGCTGCAGGTTCAGGAGCAGCCTGCAGAGGTGCGTTCAGCCGTCTACTCTCACCTGGAGGCCTTCGTGCCCTGCAATAAAGAAGCCCTGCTCAAACGCCTTAAGAAGCTCAGCCTCAACATACAG GATGACCGCCTCCGAACGCCCCTGCTGAAGCTGAAACTGGCAGTGTGCAGTGTGATGCCGGAGCAGATTGCTCGATACAACATGGACTGTATCGCTAAAGTGGCAAA GCAGCAGTCTGAGGAGGGAGAAAAGAACGGGTCagaggatgatgatgaggagaAACCAGGGAAGAGGGTGATGGGCCCTCGAAAGAAGTTTATCTGGGATGACAAACTCAG GTTGCTGCTGTGTAACCTGGTGCGGGTGAAACTGGGCTGCTATGAGCTGGAGGGCAAGAACACGCTGTCTCTCGAAGACTACCTTAAAGCCTTCATGGAGACTGAAGTCAAACCTCTCTGGCCTAAAGGCTGGATGCAGGCCAG GATGCTGTTCAAAGAGAGCATCATGGCTCATGGTCACCTCACAGGCTACAC AGCAAAAAAGAAGATGGTCTCTACCCCCAAGGCCAAGCCAAAG GAGGCAGTGTGGGTTCAGCGGTCCACACCTTCAGCCACTCCCTCGCCTGCAGCCCAGGTTGCCAAGCGGCCACCTCAGTCACCGTCTGAGCCCATATGTCTCGATTCCCTGGACGAGGATCTGACCGCTCCCTCCCTGGATTCCATCTCCCAGGCCCTGGCCATCCTCGGCAACGCAGCCAAGGGCCTGGCCCACGGGGACAGCCCCCCGTCCCCAGATGGACCCAAGACTGCCACCAACCCCTCTTCTCTCCACTCCTCGcctctcctccagcagcagaaAAAGAGCTCTGTCAGCACTCCCAGCTCCAATGCACCTCACTACATCTCTACCTCTTCgtcttcctccacctctctgtctcgGCCTCCTTCCATCACATCCTCTCCTCTGACCTCAGTGAGGATGGATGGGATGGGGGTGATTAAGGGCACGGTTCAGGCGCACAGACATTCAGTGTTGACCACTCAGAGACCTTTGAGTGTGGGTGTGGCTAAAGCCAACATGCCCACCTCATCGTCGTCACCTAAACCGCGTCCCCCGCCCACTGCGTCTCCGCTCATGGCCCCAGGATTAAAGACGGGGGTCTCTGCTCCCCCATCTGGCCTCCTCAAAGgcagcaataataataaagccACGAGTAGTGACACTCTCATCTTCACATCGCCTCAGTCTCGGCCCCTCCCATCTCCCTCACACATGACCATCAAAACCTTCCAGACACCTCGCCTGCCCCAGGCCCAACAGGGTAAGTCCTCCCTCTCTCAAACGCTCACGGGAGTTCAGCCCCAGCCCCGGCCTCAGTCTAACTTCATCACCCCTATGCACGCTACTCTCACCAAGTCCACCCACAGCAGCATCCCGCCGATCGTCAAACTCACTCCCCGCACCCCTAACCCTACCGTAACCACTATCGCCTCACCCTCCATCTCTCAAAGCCCCAGGTCTCAGGCAACCCCCTCCATACACCAGTACTCGCCCAAAACCCCAGCAGGGTTCCGCCCGCAGTTCTCAGGTGCCCAAGGAGGCGCAATCAAGCCGGGGCAAGGCGGCTACACTCCCCCAGGCAGCCAGAAGACCcccaacaacaacagcaccacCAACACCAGCCTTATTAACACCATATCCATAAGCAAGCATTCAGGATCCAGTGCCTCCCCCACAACGGCCTCTGCCAACCCAGGCCAGCGTCAGAGGCCCGGGGGCGGGACACCTCAGGGGGCCAAGCCAGTCGCGTCTGTCCCATCGTCATCTGTCTCTTCACAGTTGCCACAG GTCTCCACGGCAGGTAGCGGCAGTCTGCTCGGCTCAGCCTCGACTCTTCCCCTGGGGTTTGGGATGCTGGGGGGCCTGGTGCCCGTATCCCTGCCCTTCCAGTTCCCCTCGCTGCTAAACCTGCCTCCACTGGGTACAGCAGGCTCCAGTACAGCAGCCGGCTCTGCAGCCAGTAGCAATGCATCATTCTCTACCCTGACCCAGA ATGTCAGTCAGAGCCAGGGGGGAGACGCTAAGAGGAAGACTCTATGA